In the Kitasatospora terrestris genome, one interval contains:
- a CDS encoding electron transfer flavoprotein subunit alpha/FixB family protein yields MSEILVLVDHADGQIRKPALELLTLARRLGTPAAVVLGAGDSAPAIAAKAAEYGAATVHTADADEFTTQLVVPKVDALTQIAKALNPAAILITSSGEGKEIAARTALRLGSGIITDAVDLEPGDNGPVATQSVFAASYQVKSTVTHGAPVITVKPNAVAPEPAPAAGTLESVTVALTGNAATVTARTPRVSSGRPELTEAAIVVSGGRGVGAADGFTVVEDLADALGAAVGASRAAVDAGWYPHTNQVGQTGKQVSPQLYIAAGISGAIQHRAGMQTSKTIVAVNKDPEAPIFDLVDYGVVGDLFTVLPQVTAQAKG; encoded by the coding sequence ATGTCTGAGATTCTCGTCCTGGTCGACCACGCCGACGGCCAGATCCGCAAGCCCGCCCTCGAACTGCTCACCCTCGCCCGCCGCCTGGGCACCCCCGCCGCCGTGGTCCTGGGCGCCGGCGACAGCGCCCCGGCCATCGCCGCGAAGGCCGCCGAGTACGGCGCCGCCACCGTCCACACCGCCGACGCCGACGAGTTCACCACCCAGCTCGTCGTCCCCAAGGTCGACGCCCTCACCCAGATCGCCAAGGCCCTGAACCCGGCCGCGATCCTCATCACCTCCAGCGGCGAGGGCAAGGAGATCGCCGCCCGCACCGCCCTGCGCCTGGGCTCCGGCATCATCACCGACGCCGTCGACCTCGAACCCGGCGACAACGGCCCCGTCGCGACGCAGTCCGTGTTCGCCGCGTCCTACCAGGTCAAGTCCACCGTCACCCACGGCGCCCCGGTCATCACCGTCAAGCCCAACGCCGTCGCCCCCGAGCCCGCCCCGGCCGCCGGCACCCTGGAGAGCGTGACCGTCGCCCTCACCGGCAACGCCGCCACCGTCACCGCCCGCACCCCCCGCGTCTCCTCCGGCCGCCCCGAACTCACCGAGGCCGCCATCGTCGTCTCCGGCGGCCGCGGCGTCGGCGCCGCCGACGGCTTCACCGTCGTCGAGGACCTCGCCGACGCCCTCGGCGCCGCCGTCGGCGCCTCCCGCGCCGCCGTCGACGCCGGCTGGTACCCCCACACCAACCAGGTCGGCCAGACCGGCAAGCAGGTCTCCCCCCAGCTCTACATCGCCGCCGGCATCTCCGGCGCCATCCAGCACCGCGCCGGCATGCAGACCTCCAAGACCATCGTCGCCGTCAACAAGGACCCCGAAGCCCCCATCTTCGACCTCGTCGACTACGGCGTCGTCGGCGACCTCTTCACCGTCCTCCCGCAGGTCACCGCGCAGGCCAAGGGCTGA
- a CDS encoding TetR family transcriptional regulator — translation MRDSLIAAAFRLFLERGYEQTTIDDIVSLAGVGRRSFFRYFPSKEDVVFPDHEKCLADMTAFLQASEDGDDPVLRVCDAARLVLRMYAENPTFSVQRYRLTKQVPGLRTYELSVVWRYERTLADYLRARFSARRDGTLRADVIAAAVVAAHNHALRSWLRADGQGDAATEMDHALAYVTDAWSGERPAGGGAAEEDEDVVIVITRKSTPMWRVVRDIEAGLG, via the coding sequence ATGCGGGACTCGCTGATCGCTGCGGCGTTCCGGCTCTTCCTGGAGCGCGGCTACGAGCAGACCACGATCGACGACATCGTCTCGCTGGCGGGCGTCGGCCGGCGGTCCTTCTTCCGGTACTTCCCCTCCAAGGAGGACGTGGTCTTCCCCGACCACGAGAAGTGCCTCGCCGACATGACGGCCTTCCTGCAGGCCAGCGAGGACGGCGACGACCCGGTGCTCCGGGTCTGCGACGCCGCCCGGCTGGTGCTGCGGATGTACGCCGAGAACCCCACCTTCTCGGTCCAGCGCTACCGCCTCACCAAGCAGGTCCCGGGCCTGCGCACCTACGAGCTGTCGGTGGTCTGGCGCTACGAGCGCACCCTCGCCGACTACCTGCGGGCCCGCTTCTCCGCCCGCCGGGACGGCACGCTGCGGGCCGACGTGATCGCCGCCGCCGTCGTCGCCGCCCACAACCACGCGCTGCGCTCCTGGCTGCGCGCCGACGGCCAGGGCGACGCCGCCACCGAGATGGACCACGCCCTCGCGTACGTCACGGACGCCTGGTCGGGGGAGCGTCCCGCTGGCGGCGGCGCGGCCGAGGAGGACGAGGACGTGGTGATCGTGATCACCCGGAAGTCCACCCCGATGTGGCGGGTGGTCCGGGACATCGAGGCCGGCCTGGGCTGA
- a CDS encoding electron transfer flavoprotein subunit beta/FixA family protein produces MTLKIAVCVKYVPDATGDRRFADDTTTDREGVDGLLSELDEYGVEQALRIAEANEGAEVTVLTVGPDDAKDALRKALSMGADKAVHVNDDDVHGSDVIATSAILAAALTRTGFDLVVCGMASTDGTMGVLPALLAERLNIPQATLLSEVAVTGTTVTGRRDGDAASEQVQAALPAVISVTDQSGEARYPSFKGIMAAKKKPVTSLDLDDLDIDADTVGLTGAWTKVEQITARPARTKGTIVTDEGDGGKQLATFLADQKFI; encoded by the coding sequence GTGACTCTGAAGATCGCTGTCTGTGTGAAGTACGTGCCCGACGCGACTGGTGACCGTCGCTTCGCGGACGACACCACCACCGACCGGGAGGGCGTGGACGGCCTCCTGTCGGAGCTGGACGAGTACGGCGTCGAGCAGGCCCTGCGGATCGCCGAGGCGAACGAGGGCGCCGAGGTGACCGTGCTCACCGTCGGCCCGGACGACGCGAAGGACGCCCTGCGCAAGGCCCTGTCGATGGGCGCGGACAAGGCCGTCCACGTCAACGACGACGACGTCCACGGCTCCGACGTGATCGCCACCTCCGCGATCCTGGCCGCCGCCCTCACCAGGACCGGCTTCGACCTCGTCGTGTGCGGCATGGCCTCCACCGACGGCACCATGGGCGTGCTGCCCGCCCTCCTCGCCGAGCGCCTGAACATCCCCCAGGCCACCCTGCTCTCCGAGGTCGCCGTCACCGGCACCACCGTCACCGGCCGCCGCGACGGCGACGCCGCCTCCGAGCAGGTCCAGGCCGCCCTGCCCGCCGTGATCTCCGTGACCGACCAGTCCGGCGAGGCCCGCTACCCCTCCTTCAAGGGCATCATGGCCGCGAAGAAGAAGCCCGTCACCTCCCTCGACCTCGACGACCTCGACATCGACGCCGACACCGTCGGCCTCACCGGCGCCTGGACCAAGGTCGAGCAGATCACCGCCCGCCCCGCCCGCACCAAGGGCACGATCGTCACCGACGAGGGCGACGGCGGCAAGCAGCTCGCCACCTTCCTCGCCGACCAGAAGTTCATCTGA